The following is a genomic window from Streptomyces lincolnensis.
TCACAGGTCGGTGAAGGACCCGTGCCGTCCCGCGCCCGAGGCGAACCGCGCGGCGCCCTCCAGACTCTCCGTCAACACGTCCATGCCGTGCCGGAGTTCGCTCCGCATCGCGGGTGTCTCCTCCAGGCCCTCCTGGTCCAGTACGGAGGCCCGGTCGCCGCGCAGACAGGACTGCGGGAAGCGGGCGATCTCCGCGGCGAGCCGCTCCGCCTCGGCGCGGGCGGTACCGGGGGCCACGACCCGGTTGGCGAGGCCCATCCCGTAGGCCTCCGGGGCCGGTACCGGCCGTCCCGTGAGGATCATGTCCAGCGCGCGGCTCGTACCGATCAGCCGGGGCAGTCGTACCGTACCGCCGTCGATCAGGGGGACGCCCCAGCGGCGGCAGAACACCCCGAAGACCGCGTCCTCCTCGGCGACCCGCAGATCGCACCAGAGCGCCAGCTCCAGGCCGCCGGCCACGGCGTGGCCCGCGACCGCGGCGATCACCGGCTTGGACAGCCGCAGCCGGGTCGGCCCCATCGGACCGTCGCCGTCCTCCGCGACCCGGTTGCCGCGCTCGGTGCCGAGTGCCTTGAGGTCCGCGCCCGCGCAGAACGTGCCGCCCTCGCCCCACAGCACCGCCACCCGGGCCTCCTCGTCGGCCTCGAACCGGCGGAAGGCGGCGGTGAGTTCGGCGGCGGTCGGGCCGTCCACCGCGTTGCGGACGGCGGGGCGGGAGAGGACGACCGTGGTGACGTGCCCCTCGCGTTCGGTGCGGACCGGCATGGCGGAGCCCCTTTCGGCGCGT
Proteins encoded in this region:
- a CDS encoding crotonase/enoyl-CoA hydratase family protein, producing MPVRTEREGHVTTVVLSRPAVRNAVDGPTAAELTAAFRRFEADEEARVAVLWGEGGTFCAGADLKALGTERGNRVAEDGDGPMGPTRLRLSKPVIAAVAGHAVAGGLELALWCDLRVAEEDAVFGVFCRRWGVPLIDGGTVRLPRLIGTSRALDMILTGRPVPAPEAYGMGLANRVVAPGTARAEAERLAAEIARFPQSCLRGDRASVLDQEGLEETPAMRSELRHGMDVLTESLEGAARFASGAGRHGSFTDL